ATTTTGGCAGGAATATCTTTGTGATCGCCAACCAAAAGAACATAGGTCAAATCATTACCTTCTTTCTCGTATTCTTGCTTAACGAACTGCTGAATAGCATTAGCTGTAACGGGAGAAGCAATATCTTCTGCCACTTTCACCTCGGTACGGAGACCGCGTTGGTTTTTCCAATCAACGAAATCTTTAATATCTCCCTCATACTTTTTGGCTACGATGACGATCATACGACCATTTTGTTTTTCCTCTACCGGTGTGTAACGCCCCGGCTCGTAGTTCATGAACATGCGCTTGTATGTGTCTTCAAAGCCGGCAAATGTACCTTTCTTGTTCAGAATATTTTTGCCTTGTTCCGAAGTTTCGCTCACTGCCACAGTGATTTCCGTATAGATGCGCAACGTCTTTGTCACAGGGTTATACTGCAAAGGCGCAAAGTTTACAACCTGTCCACGCACATCACGAAGGATAAAAGGATCATCAAGCGTGGCGATCTCTCCCGGGAAGAATTTGTTTTGCGAGTAGCTCTTTCCATAAACGTAAGGGATCTTTTTCGGATCTTCGTTACGCATAATCATGCCCTTGGAGGGTGCAATCAGGACATTTTTCTTTTCGATGAACTTTGAGGAAACAACCTCTACCTTCATCTCACGAGTGTCTGAAACCGCCAAAGAGCGTGATAGAATGGGAAGCGTAGGCATCCCTTTTTCGGAAAGATTAACCCCTTCTGTATAGGTCGGCACTTGTGCCATTCCCTTAGGGGTTTGAACTTCGGTGAACTTGAGGTTGTCCATACGGAACTGAACCTTTGTCACCGATTGCTGAGTGGATTCGAGCAATCTGACATTCGGATTGCGTCCCAACTCTGTCTGCTGCGCAAATGCCATTCCTCCTAATAAGGAAGAGCAAAGAGCAATCGAAACAAACTTGTTCAAGTTTTTCATTTTGATGAAATTAGAATATGATTTTACTGTGTAGTACCCCTTCTGTATTTATGCATTATAAAGTCTTCTTGGGAGACAAAATTCACATAGAAACCGAAAGAAATACCACAATCGCAAATATATGCACTTTTCCTTTAAACGCGAATCAAAATATGCATAATATATTGCCCAAAAGCTGTCATTCGGATTGATTGATGGCCTCATATTGGGTTTGCATTCGTCTACCGTAGACGGCTATTTGGTTGTCGTATGGAAAAGTCGTTTCATCCTTTTGATATGAGTCCGGTCTGCGAAGATTGCCTCCTTTGCCTTGTGTGCCATGAACTTCCTGTAGGTGCCGATAGGTCTCTTAAGAAAGTCTCACCTACTAAGCCAATCAGCTCCTCGATGAGCGTACCATATCTTTTAACCTCTGATATAAGGATGAACCGTTGGACTACGGATATTCTCTCTCTGATTTCAATGCGGTAAAACCTGTCTCTTCGATGAATTACGAACCGAAAATGCTCGGATTGTGGTCTGTAAATCCTGAGAAAACGGCGCGAGATTTTTTTCGCTGTGGTTCCAAAAATTTTTAATTCTCGCGCCAAAACGAAAAAATTCTCGCGCCACGTTTTTACGAATGCTGATCAGGTAATTTTCCGAACCAAAACGCAAAACAACTCCTGCCTTTTCAGTTGATCGATAATCCTCGAATGATCTGTTTTCAGATGCACTCTCTTTCTACTATCTTTGTCGGATTCGGAAGGCTTTTTCTGACCGATACCCTAATAATCCACTGATGAAAATATATCTGATGCGCCACACCTCGGTGCTGCTCAATGGCAATGAGCACTGCTACGGATTCACCGATGTGGACGTTCGAGACACCTTCGAAGAGGAGGCTGCGGCGGCTTGTGCCCGTCTCAAAGGCCTCGATCCCGAGGCGGTCTTTACCAGCCCTCTGCAGCGTGCGGCCAAGTTGGCGGCCTTTTGCGGCTATCCCGATGCCATCCGAGACGACCGGCTGAAGGAGATGAACTTCGGCGACTGGGAAGGCAAACCCTGGGAAGAAATTCTGGACACGACAGACATAGAAGCATTTTTCCGCCGCTACATAGACGAACCCGTATCCGGCGGCGAATCGCAACGAGAGCAGTTCGAACGCGTGCGGGACTTCATCCTGGAAAAGAAAGCTGCCGGTTATCGCTCCATCCTGATCTTCTGCCATGGCGGGGTGATCAATTGTGCCCGTACGCTGGTCGGACAATGCACGCTGGAGAGTGCCTTTGCCTCACTCCCTCCCTTCGGCTCTCTGACCGAATTGATCTTATAAGAGTCGCAGGGCTATCGTCTCGCAGGGCATGATACCCACGGGAGGCGTTGGTATTAAACAAATCGAACCGAATATTGTCATACGAGAAGCTATGAAGGAACCATCTCACGAAAAAACTCGATCCGACAAGAGGCAAGGGTTGAGGCCCCGTTTCTATCTCTATTGGTTGGGGATCCTGATTTTCGCAGCTGCTTTCACCGGCATGCTACTGGAGGATTTCAACTCGGAAGGCAGACCTGCCGGTTTGGAGCTTTTCTTCCATATCAGTGGAGCCGTGGCATTTTGTTTCGCTCTGGCAGAGCAGAGTGCCGTCTTTATCGGCCACAAACATGGGCGTATCGATCGGGCCACGGCTATGCGTTATGCAGGCTTCATGGACAGAAACGGCTCGTGGAGTGCCTTGCTGATATGTCTGACTTTCGTTGCCTTCGGGCTGATGAAAATCGGACACGAAGTGACTAAGGTCTGGGATTCTGTACTCGGATGGCTCTTTGTGGTGGGCTTCGGCTATGCCGCTATCCGTTTTATCCTCAATCGTTTTCGCCGGAAATGACCGGAAAGATGCCCAAGACCAATGTGGCGCGCCTTCTGGATGCAGCGCATATAACGTACGAACTTATCCCCTACGAGCCGGACGAGAGAGACCTCTCGGCCGTCCATGTGGCAGAGCAGCTGGGCGAGGATGTCAGGCAGGTGTTCAAGACGCTGGTATTGCGAGGCAATAAGACCGGACTGCTCGTCTGCATCGTACCGGGCGATGAGGAGGTAGACCTCAAGCTGGCGGCACGGGCATCGGACAACAAAAGCGTGGAGATGATCAGACAGAGCGAGCTTCTTCCGCTCACGGGGTATATCCGTGGCGGCTGCTCACCCATCGGGATGAAAAAGGCTTATCCATCCTATATCCATCATACTTGCATGGCATTCCCTTATATATATGTCAGCGCGGGTGTGCGAGGTTTACAGCTTCGGATAGCACCGGCCGATCTCTTGGCATACACGGGAGCCGAACCGGCTTGCCTCTGCGGTGCTACGACAGAAGAAAAATCAATCATAAATCAAACCCTATAATCAAGCATGAACAAAAGAATCTTTACTGCGTGCATGGCTGTCGCCTGCATCCTGCCCGTTTTCAAGGCTGAAGCACAGAGCGATTACTTCTTTCGCTCGAAGAAAAAGAAGCCCGCGACGGAAGCTCCGGCTCAGAAATCCAAATTCGATCAGACCGTAGCCGGTGCCAAAAAGAGCGAAGGCCCTTTCACCGTTTATTTCA
This genomic stretch from Porphyromonas gingivalis ATCC 33277 harbors:
- a CDS encoding DUF1661 domain-containing protein — protein: MARELKIFGTTAKKISRRFLRIYRPQSEHFRFVIHRRDRFYRIEIRERISVVQRFILISEVKRYGTLIEELIGLVGETFLRDLSAPTGSSWHTRQRRQSSQTGLISKG
- a CDS encoding DUF1661 domain-containing protein → MVPKIFNSRAKTKKFSRHVFTNADQVIFRTKTQNNSCLFS
- a CDS encoding histidine phosphatase family protein, whose translation is MKIYLMRHTSVLLNGNEHCYGFTDVDVRDTFEEEAAAACARLKGLDPEAVFTSPLQRAAKLAAFCGYPDAIRDDRLKEMNFGDWEGKPWEEILDTTDIEAFFRRYIDEPVSGGESQREQFERVRDFILEKKAAGYRSILIFCHGGVINCARTLVGQCTLESAFASLPPFGSLTELIL
- the ybaK gene encoding Cys-tRNA(Pro) deacylase, translated to MTGKMPKTNVARLLDAAHITYELIPYEPDERDLSAVHVAEQLGEDVRQVFKTLVLRGNKTGLLVCIVPGDEEVDLKLAARASDNKSVEMIRQSELLPLTGYIRGGCSPIGMKKAYPSYIHHTCMAFPYIYVSAGVRGLQLRIAPADLLAYTGAEPACLCGATTEEKSIINQTL